In Plodia interpunctella isolate USDA-ARS_2022_Savannah chromosome 19, ilPloInte3.2, whole genome shotgun sequence, a genomic segment contains:
- the LOC128678346 gene encoding uncharacterized protein LOC128678346, whose protein sequence is MYCKQRLLPLPFRFYIRSNVGKNCLQKCVIMSYCKSFNKIAIGLLLYMISTVNCHSEAIKNEEECKIADLCVHDKVPMCGIDSCGEMRTFIDTCDMHEFNCDSKKDFKNRPIHECWVTCKRGRSFKKPEFRTDCNINTKNNRL, encoded by the exons atgtattgcaaACAAAGATTACTTCCTCTACCATTCAGATTTTATATCAGAAGCAATGTTGGAAAGAactgtttacaaaaatgtgtgatcATGAGTTattgtaaaagttttaataaaatagcaatag GACTACTTTTGTATATGATTTCAACAGTGAATTGCCACAGTGAGGCtataaaa AATGAAGAAGAGTGTAAAATAGCCGATCTGTGCGTTCACGACAAAGTGCCGATGTGCGGCATCGACTCCTGCGGCGAGATGAGGACGTTTATTGATACTTGTGACATGCACGAGTTCAACTGTGACAGTAAAAAAG ATTTCAAGAACCGACCAATCCACGAATGTTGGGTGACATGCAAGAGAGGACGGTCTTTCAAAAAGCCGGAGTTCAGGACGGACTGCAACATAAATACCAAAAACAATagactttaa
- the LOC128678189 gene encoding uncharacterized protein LOC128678189 has translation MVKRFLITVIFASFVKTTYGHIEAAKLEEECKIADICRHDQVPICGIDSCGELRTFIDTCDMHEFNCDSKKDFIQKPPHECWVTCKRGRSFRKPEFGLDCDKQNLV, from the exons ATGGTCAAGAGATTTCTTATAACAGTCATATTTGCTTCATTCGTAAAAACTACTTACGGTCATATTGAAGCTGCAAAG tTAGAAGAAGAGTGCAAGATAGCGGACATCTGCCGGCACGACCAGGTGCCCATCTGCGGGATCGACTCCTGCGGCGAATTGAGAACCTTCATCGACACCTGTGACATGCACGAGTTCAACTGTGACAGCAAGAAAG attttattcaaaagcCACCACATGAATGCTGGGTCACGTGCAAGCGTGGGAGGAGCTTCAGGAAGCCCGAGTTTGGACTTGACTGCGACAAGCAAAACCTAGTTTAG
- the LOC128678251 gene encoding integumentary mucin C.1-like isoform X2, with protein sequence MNVTCMSTIVMMRKMKISISAFKIVEMAQCASHKSIDKTKSTLSTESTTTSSTTTLEITTNSLETTTLDDTTLETDDTTPDTTTLDDTTLDTTTLDDTTLDTTTLDDTTLETTTLKITTLDDTTLETTILEATTTETTTPVTNSTESTTITTNTTFEQTSFPPGYCTCGLNKTTTSLTSSPSATTTLESSTVTNTSETTVRQSTAITSTSANQTSRVPGYCTCGHTSTTTPITTTTATLPTTTESTTTTTSSTTTESTTTESTTITTSSTTTESTMAELTTTTNSSTTTTTSLTTTEPSTTTESTTETTKSTDTTTQNATSTETTEQATISESSPSTVVNDTSSETTSSTTQTVSTTSVTTDQPIKRNCTLSSSYPKDCEIPSTWETTSIGETRDYFQIMKQKYGRRARWLKATTHFPKRRMFMMKDKRNKFRFGRHNERQSIYKRFL encoded by the exons ATGAATGTGACTTGTATGAGCACAATTGTAATGATGAGAAAG atgaaaatttcaatttcagcGTTCAAAATAGTAGAAATGGCCCAATGTGCTTCACATAAGTCTATAGATAAGACTAAATCCACATTATCAACAGAAAGTACAACAACAAGTTCCACTACTACACTCGAAATAACCACTAATTCACTAGAGACTACCACATTAGATGATACTACACTTGAAACGGATGATACTACACCAGATACTACTACACTAGATGATACTACACTAGATACTACTACACTAGATGATACTACACTAGATACTACTACACTAGATGACACTACACTAGAGACAACTACGCTAAAGATTACTACACTAGATGATACTACATTAGAGACTACTATACTAGAGGCTACTACAACTGAAACAACTACGCCAGTCACTAATTCGACAGAATCGACTACTATAACAACAAATACCACATTTGAACAAACAAGTTTTCCCCCTGGTTATTGTACTTGCGGACTAAATAAAACCACTACTTCATTAACAAGTTCTCCATCAGCAACTACTACTCTGGAAAGTTCTACAGTGACTAATACATCAGAAACTACGGTGCGTCAATCAACTGCAATAACAAGTACTTCTGCCAATCAAACAAGTCGTGTTCCGGGATATTGTACTTGCGGACATACTTCAACGACTACGCCTATAACAACAACAACTGCAACTCTACCAACAACGACTGAGTCAACAACAACCACTACTTCGTCCACAACAACAGAATCAACAACGACTGAGTCAACAACAATCACTACTTCATCCACAACGACAGAATCAACAATGGCTGAGTTAACAACAACTACAAATTCATCAACAACGACTACAACTTCTTTAACAACAACTGAACCATCCACCACAACTGAATCAACTACTGAAACAACCAAATCTACTGATACAACTACACAAAATGCAACGAGCACAGAAACTACTGAACAGGCAACTATTAGTGAGTCATCACCATCAACAGTTGTTAATGACACATCATCAGAAACTACCTCATCTACAACACAAACAGTTAGTACCACTAGTGTAACAACAGATCAACCAATCAAACGAAATTGTACATTGTCATCTTCATATCCTAAAGACTGCGAAATACCTTCAACGTGGGAGACGACATCTATAGGAGAAACGAGGGACTACTTTCAGATAATGAAACAGAAATATGGAAGAAGAGCGAGATGGCTGAAAGCTACGACGCATTTTCCAAAACGTCGAATGTTTATGATGAaagataaaagaaacaaatttagGTTCGGACGACATAATGAGAGGCAGTCTATTTATAAACGGTTTTTATGA
- the LOC128678251 gene encoding integumentary mucin C.1-like isoform X1, with protein sequence MLVENALTRVIINLFYVVSYTHQRPHFEGVDSHCYVSVTCNHTNVVVCGADSETSDKKLFLDECDLYEHNCNDEKAFKIVEMAQCASHKSIDKTKSTLSTESTTTSSTTTLEITTNSLETTTLDDTTLETDDTTPDTTTLDDTTLDTTTLDDTTLDTTTLDDTTLETTTLKITTLDDTTLETTILEATTTETTTPVTNSTESTTITTNTTFEQTSFPPGYCTCGLNKTTTSLTSSPSATTTLESSTVTNTSETTVRQSTAITSTSANQTSRVPGYCTCGHTSTTTPITTTTATLPTTTESTTTTTSSTTTESTTTESTTITTSSTTTESTMAELTTTTNSSTTTTTSLTTTEPSTTTESTTETTKSTDTTTQNATSTETTEQATISESSPSTVVNDTSSETTSSTTQTVSTTSVTTDQPIKRNCTLSSSYPKDCEIPSTWETTSIGETRDYFQIMKQKYGRRARWLKATTHFPKRRMFMMKDKRNKFRFGRHNERQSIYKRFL encoded by the exons ATGTTAGTTGAAAATGCCTTAACACGtgtgattattaatttgttttacgtCGTTTCCTACACTCATCAGAGGCCACATTTTGAAGGG gtcGATAGTCACTGTTACGTATCAGTCACCTGTAATCATACAAACGTTGTTGTATGTGGAGCAGATTCTGAAACATCGGACAAGAAGCTGTTTTTGGATGAATGTGACTTGTATGAGCACAATTGTAATGATGAGAAAG cGTTCAAAATAGTAGAAATGGCCCAATGTGCTTCACATAAGTCTATAGATAAGACTAAATCCACATTATCAACAGAAAGTACAACAACAAGTTCCACTACTACACTCGAAATAACCACTAATTCACTAGAGACTACCACATTAGATGATACTACACTTGAAACGGATGATACTACACCAGATACTACTACACTAGATGATACTACACTAGATACTACTACACTAGATGATACTACACTAGATACTACTACACTAGATGACACTACACTAGAGACAACTACGCTAAAGATTACTACACTAGATGATACTACATTAGAGACTACTATACTAGAGGCTACTACAACTGAAACAACTACGCCAGTCACTAATTCGACAGAATCGACTACTATAACAACAAATACCACATTTGAACAAACAAGTTTTCCCCCTGGTTATTGTACTTGCGGACTAAATAAAACCACTACTTCATTAACAAGTTCTCCATCAGCAACTACTACTCTGGAAAGTTCTACAGTGACTAATACATCAGAAACTACGGTGCGTCAATCAACTGCAATAACAAGTACTTCTGCCAATCAAACAAGTCGTGTTCCGGGATATTGTACTTGCGGACATACTTCAACGACTACGCCTATAACAACAACAACTGCAACTCTACCAACAACGACTGAGTCAACAACAACCACTACTTCGTCCACAACAACAGAATCAACAACGACTGAGTCAACAACAATCACTACTTCATCCACAACGACAGAATCAACAATGGCTGAGTTAACAACAACTACAAATTCATCAACAACGACTACAACTTCTTTAACAACAACTGAACCATCCACCACAACTGAATCAACTACTGAAACAACCAAATCTACTGATACAACTACACAAAATGCAACGAGCACAGAAACTACTGAACAGGCAACTATTAGTGAGTCATCACCATCAACAGTTGTTAATGACACATCATCAGAAACTACCTCATCTACAACACAAACAGTTAGTACCACTAGTGTAACAACAGATCAACCAATCAAACGAAATTGTACATTGTCATCTTCATATCCTAAAGACTGCGAAATACCTTCAACGTGGGAGACGACATCTATAGGAGAAACGAGGGACTACTTTCAGATAATGAAACAGAAATATGGAAGAAGAGCGAGATGGCTGAAAGCTACGACGCATTTTCCAAAACGTCGAATGTTTATGATGAaagataaaagaaacaaatttagGTTCGGACGACATAATGAGAGGCAGTCTATTTATAAACGGTTTTTATGA
- the LOC128678311 gene encoding uncharacterized protein LOC128678311 isoform X3 — translation MQLCLLNVILGFILLAVIDCNKPPTTGIANYCYQAKDCTHDHKQKCGINKKKKLRRFHDACSMLRFNCRFHDNYTVTKMVACKGLPPFKKKLLQPREKVITSLGYYPKLHVRGGIDTTTTLHPLGLTQVITKMWCWIGRHCHVTNNVICGRDSRMVHMVFQSNCSMAKFNCDMGFGKF, via the exons atgcaGTTGTGTTTGCTAAATGTCattttag gttttattttattagcagtTATTGATTGCAACAAACCTCCGACAACTGGTATAGCCAAT TATTGCTATCAGGCAAAAGATTGCACGCACGATCACAAGCAAAAGTGCgggattaataaaaaaaagaaattaagaaGATTCCACGATGCCTGCTCAATGCTGAGATTCAACTGTAGATTTCATGACA ACTACACTGTGACAAAAATGGTTGCGTGTAAGGGTTTGCCGCCctttaaaaagaaactattGCAGCCCAGGGAAAAGGTTATAACATCTCTAGGTTATTACCCGAAGCTTCATGTGCGTGGCGGCATAGACACAACT ACGACACTACACCCACTTGGTCTAACACAAGTTATCACAAAGATGTGGTGCTGGATAGGAAGGCACTGTCACGTGACAAATAACGTGATCTGTGGCAGGGACAGTCGGATGGTCCATATGGTATTTCAGAGCAACTGCTCTATGGCAAAATTCAACTGCGATATGGGTTTCGGTAAGTTTTAA
- the LOC128678311 gene encoding uncharacterized protein LOC128678311 isoform X2, which yields MQLCLLNVILGFILLAVIDCNKPPTTGIANYCYQAKDCTHDHKQKCGINKKKKLRRFHDACSMLRFNCRFHDNYTVTKMVACKGLPPFKKKLLQPREKVITSLGYYPKLHVRGGIDTTVSTTTLHPLGLTQVITKMWCWIGRHCHVTNNVICGRDSRMVHMVFQSNCSMAKFNCDMGFGKF from the exons atgcaGTTGTGTTTGCTAAATGTCattttag gttttattttattagcagtTATTGATTGCAACAAACCTCCGACAACTGGTATAGCCAAT TATTGCTATCAGGCAAAAGATTGCACGCACGATCACAAGCAAAAGTGCgggattaataaaaaaaagaaattaagaaGATTCCACGATGCCTGCTCAATGCTGAGATTCAACTGTAGATTTCATGACA ACTACACTGTGACAAAAATGGTTGCGTGTAAGGGTTTGCCGCCctttaaaaagaaactattGCAGCCCAGGGAAAAGGTTATAACATCTCTAGGTTATTACCCGAAGCTTCATGTGCGTGGCGGCATAGACACAACTGTCAGTACT ACGACACTACACCCACTTGGTCTAACACAAGTTATCACAAAGATGTGGTGCTGGATAGGAAGGCACTGTCACGTGACAAATAACGTGATCTGTGGCAGGGACAGTCGGATGGTCCATATGGTATTTCAGAGCAACTGCTCTATGGCAAAATTCAACTGCGATATGGGTTTCGGTAAGTTTTAA
- the LOC128678252 gene encoding uncharacterized protein LOC128678252 produces the protein MIRLCAILVVIFIPLPSNQHFIWPLDMCLLADICNHTWIPECGLERDEDYYRLFLDECDMFEYNCDNMLYFEVRNYGECFAGGMHCPPMKCPPTSKCPKHRRAHEGWLFKRAQDAPRDHTTPPNLPAHMLRGKRRYTPYKFRTPFRVEPFPRDHHLSILKSELEKYQTKDKIKKQTKNAKHKLKHTRRPAMKKTAVKARLTKKKIVVKTTPIKKSVVKINATKGHTKVTIPIRVLSSRLVAQRTKSMWETMIIKTSIFISNGRNVVKIFKGYRKTKQNDDSDFLE, from the exons atgataCGATTATGTGCCATTTTAGTAG TTATATTTATTCCGTTGCCATCGAACCAACACTTTATATGG CCGCTGGACATGTGCTTGCTGGCGGACATCTGCAACCACACCTGGATCCCCGAATGCGGGCTGGAGAGAGACGAGGACTACTACCGGCTGTTCCTGGACGAGTGCGACATGTTTGAGTACAACTGTGACAACAtgctat ACTTCGAAGTGAGAAACTACGGCGAGTGCTTTGCAGGAGGCATGCATTGTCCCCCTATGAAATGTCCTCCAACTTCGAAGTGTCCCAAGCACCGTCGAGCACACGAGGGCTGGCTCTTCAAGCGAGCCCAAGATGCACCCAGGGACCACACCACCCCCCCAAACCTACCCGCGCACATGCTCCGTGGCAAAAGAAGATATACCCCATACAAATTCAGAACACCATTCCGTGTAGAGCCATTCCCTCGAGACCATCACCTATCGATATTAAAAAGTGAActtgaaaaatatcaaactAAAGATAAAATCAAGAAACAGACGAAGAACGCCAAGCACAAACTAAAACATACGAGAAGGCCTGCAATGAAAAAAACTGCAGTGAAAGCAAGACttactaagaaaaaaattgtagttaAAACAACACCTATAAAGAAAAGTGTAGTAAAAATTAATGCCACAAAAGGACACACTAAGGTTACAATACCTATTAGAGTGCTTAGTTCGCGATTGGTGGCACAACGGACCAAGAGCATGTGGGAAACaatgattataaaaactaGTATTTTCATAAGCAACGGCAGGAACGTGGTGAAGATCTTCAAAGGTTATCGTAAAACTAAACAGAATGACGATTCAGATTTTttagaataa
- the LOC128678344 gene encoding uncharacterized protein LOC128678344 isoform X1: MEPLVVGLCMCLLVQVAQQSPMLDVETRRANRKKAHSFIEDKLIEHGQALELILKSVQKNEDLTKRLLDNMSLRISPPKLPQRIEGPVLTSGRRAYEQAALHPELMKVGVARPMALVTEKPSGYAPREVDPWCRNAALCKATGKDPVCGFDDSFGLGKFDNICHMVYVNCYWKHGKYFIMILFFRVNR; this comes from the exons ATGGAACCACTAGTCGTCG GATTATGCATGTGCCTGTTAGTCCAAGTTGCTCAACAAAGTCCGATGCTAGACGTGGAAACACGAAGG GCCAATCGCAAAAAAGCCCATAGCTTTATAGAAGACAAGTTAATCGAGCATGGACAGGCCCTGGAGTTGATACTGAAGTCTGTACAGAAGAATGAAGACTTGACCAAAAGGCTTTTAGACAACATGAGTTTAAGAATATCGCCGCCAAAACTCCCTCAGAGGATCGAAGGGCCAGTTCTAACCTCTGGCAGGAGGGCCTACGAGCAGGCCGCCTTGCATCCG gaaTTAATGAAGGTTGGCGTAGCTAGGCCGATGGCTCTAGTGACTGAAAAACCCTCAGGGTATGCACCAAGGGAGGTGGACCCTTGGTGTCGCAACGCTGCGCTTTGTAAGGCCACTGGTAAGGACCCGGTTTGTGGCTTTGATGACTCTTTTGGTCTTGGAAAATTTGACAATATCTGCCACATGGTGTACGTCAACTGTTATTGGAAACACggcaagtattttattatgattttattttttagagttAACagatga
- the LOC128678253 gene encoding uncharacterized protein LOC128678253: MRLVIAAAILAVAQARPGLIYSQPLLPLGVEYAQTSLPQVRPHPAVERNAASEALLPRDLLKSSDFYDNPSIAAGLAKESWFTNKEMQVVEREAEKIPRERIYHIVKSAGFLDNH, translated from the coding sequence ATGCGTCTCGTCATAGCCGCGGCCATCTTAGCGGTAGCGCAGGCCAGGCCAGGTCTGATCTACAGCCAACCCCTACTCCCTCTAGGAGTGGAGTACGCCCAAACCTCGCTCCCACAAGTAAGGCCCCACCCTGCTGTGGAACGAAATGCTGCAAGCGAGGCCCTACTACCACGAGACTTGCTCAAATCTAGCGATTTTTACGACAACCCGTCAATCGCTGCTGGCTTGGCTAAAGAATCCTGGTTCACGAACAAGGAAATGCAGGTAGTGGAACGCGAAGCTGAGAAAATACCTCGCGAGAGAATCTACCACATCGTCAAGAGTGCCGGATTTTTAGacaatcattaa
- the LOC128678313 gene encoding uncharacterized protein LOC128678313 isoform X2, translated as MAAMVAAHGPPLERDNEDIAMGRKMGAKWCSMAKVCNHDRVPICGVSHAGDLMGFRDLCDMFDFNCIRRRNYKQTGCPEDKSQLSVSRRPTNSYYDD; from the exons ATGGCAGCCATGGTGGCCGCGCATGGGCCTCCCCTCGAGAGGGACAACGAAGACATCGCTATGGGACGCAAG ATGGGGGCGAAATGGTGCAGCATGGCCAAAGTGTGCAACCACGACCGCGTGCCGATCTGCGGCGTGAGCCACGCGGGCGACCTCATGGGCTTCCGCGACCTCTGCGATATGTTCGACTTCAACTGCATCAGGAGGAGAA attacaaacaaacaggaTGTCCAGAGGACAAGTCCCAGCTGAGTGTGTCTCGTCGACCCACCAACAGTTATTACGAcgattaa
- the LOC128678313 gene encoding uncharacterized protein LOC128678313 isoform X1: protein MSKMLSVLIMAAMVAAHGPPLERDNEDIAMGRKMGAKWCSMAKVCNHDRVPICGVSHAGDLMGFRDLCDMFDFNCIRRRNYKQTGCPEDKSQLSVSRRPTNSYYDD, encoded by the exons ATGTCCAAAATGTTATCAG TACTGATAATGGCAGCCATGGTGGCCGCGCATGGGCCTCCCCTCGAGAGGGACAACGAAGACATCGCTATGGGACGCAAG ATGGGGGCGAAATGGTGCAGCATGGCCAAAGTGTGCAACCACGACCGCGTGCCGATCTGCGGCGTGAGCCACGCGGGCGACCTCATGGGCTTCCGCGACCTCTGCGATATGTTCGACTTCAACTGCATCAGGAGGAGAA attacaaacaaacaggaTGTCCAGAGGACAAGTCCCAGCTGAGTGTGTCTCGTCGACCCACCAACAGTTATTACGAcgattaa
- the LOC128678344 gene encoding uncharacterized protein LOC128678344 isoform X2: MEPLVVGLCMCLLVQVAQQSPMLDVETRRANRKKAHSFIEDKLIEHGQALELILKSVQKNEDLTKRLLDNMSLRISPPKLPQRIEGPVLTSGRRAYEQAALHPELMKVGVARPMALVTEKPSGYAPREVDPWCRNAALCKATGKDPVCGFDDSFGLGKFDNICHMVYVNCYWKHDFTLVNCNQNAQV, encoded by the exons ATGGAACCACTAGTCGTCG GATTATGCATGTGCCTGTTAGTCCAAGTTGCTCAACAAAGTCCGATGCTAGACGTGGAAACACGAAGG GCCAATCGCAAAAAAGCCCATAGCTTTATAGAAGACAAGTTAATCGAGCATGGACAGGCCCTGGAGTTGATACTGAAGTCTGTACAGAAGAATGAAGACTTGACCAAAAGGCTTTTAGACAACATGAGTTTAAGAATATCGCCGCCAAAACTCCCTCAGAGGATCGAAGGGCCAGTTCTAACCTCTGGCAGGAGGGCCTACGAGCAGGCCGCCTTGCATCCG gaaTTAATGAAGGTTGGCGTAGCTAGGCCGATGGCTCTAGTGACTGAAAAACCCTCAGGGTATGCACCAAGGGAGGTGGACCCTTGGTGTCGCAACGCTGCGCTTTGTAAGGCCACTGGTAAGGACCCGGTTTGTGGCTTTGATGACTCTTTTGGTCTTGGAAAATTTGACAATATCTGCCACATGGTGTACGTCAACTGTTATTGGAAACACg ATTTTACTCTTGTGAATTGCAATCAAAACGCACAAGTATAG